In a genomic window of Callithrix jacchus isolate 240 chromosome 22, calJac240_pri, whole genome shotgun sequence:
- the LOC144580787 gene encoding uncharacterized protein LOC144580787 isoform X1: protein MTCVEWLEHMRYDKSIGENKQGAHRRKTCRVHHKSPSSHCPGPMGGVIWGATFPSGLVASSTDSGIWWDEHCCPGESRLSASALLLPHLRYARKRPPSPGTAPLPVMHLTSQSSAEL from the exons ATGACATGCGTGGAGTGGCTGGAACACATGCGCTATGATAAGAGCATCGGTGAGAATAAACAAGGC GCTCACAGGAGGAAGACCTGCAGGGTGCACCACAAAAGCCCCAGTTCCCACTGCCCAGGACCCATGGGGGGTGTTATCTGGGGAGCAACCTTTCCGTCAGGCCTTGTAGCCAGCAGCACTGATAG TGGCATCTGGTGGGATGAGCACTGTTGTCCTGGAGAGTCCAGGCTGTcagcctctgccctgctgctcCCACACCTCAGGTATGCACGAAAAAGGCCTCCGAGCCCTGGGACAGCCCCACTGCCGGTCATGCACCTGACTTCACAGAGCAGTGCTGAGCTATAG
- the CHST8 gene encoding carbohydrate sulfotransferase 8 isoform X2, producing the protein MRLPHWLPDSIPGIKFSRPWQPHQDLPPGGSKDSDLEVPTERVSRDLSSRAPRGLTLPVPDQPQPLLQRGTRLRLRQRRRRLLIKKMPAVATILANSSETPCIRPGPRTLDGRWISLHRSQQERKRVMQEACAKYRASSNRRAITPRHVSRIFVEDRHRVLYCEVPKAGCSNWKRVLMVLAGLASSTADIQHNTVHYGSALKRLDTFDRQGILHRLSTYTKMLFVREPFERLVSAFRDKFEHPNSYYHPVFGKAILARYRANASREALRTGSGVRFPEFIQYLLDVHRPVGMDIHWDHVSRLCSPCLIDYDFVGKFESMEEDANFFLSLIHAPRNLTFPRFKDRHSQEARTTARIAHQYFAQLSALQRQRTYDFYYMDYLMFNYSKPFADLY; encoded by the exons GAATAAAGTTCAGCAGGCCATGGCAGCCCCACCAG GACCTCCCACCCGGTGGCTCCAAGGATAGTGACTTGGAGGTTCCCACAGAGAGGGTCTCTCGAGACTTGTCCAGCCGGGCCCCAAGGGGCCTCACCCTGCCAGTGCCTGACCAGCCTCAACCCCTGCTGCAGAGGGGGACCCGTCTGCGACTCCGCCAGCGCCGTCGCCGTCTGCTCATCAAGAAAATGCCAGCTGTGgcaaccatcctggccaacagctCGGAGACACCCTGCATCCGGCCGGGACCCAGGACCCTGGACGGCCGCTGGATCAGCCTGCACCGGAGCCAGCAGGAGCGAAAGCGGGTCATGCAGGAGGCCTGTGCCAAGTACCGGGCGAGCAGCAACCGCCGGGCCATCACGCCCCGCCATGTGTCCCGTATCTTTGTGGAGGACCGTCACCGCGTGCTGTACTGTGAGGTGCCCAAGGCCGGCTGCTCCAACTGGAAGCGGGTGCTCATGGTGCTGGCCGGCCTGGCCTCGTCCACCGCTGACATCCAGCACAACACCGTCCACTATGGCAGCGCCCTCAAGCGCCTGGACACCTTCGACCGCCAGGGCATCTTGCATCGCCTCAGCACCTACACCAAGATGCTCTTCGTCCGTGAGCCCTTCGAGAGGCTGGTGTCTGCCTTCCGCGACAAGTTCGAGCACCCCAACAGCTACTACCACCCGGTCTTCGGCAAAGCCATCTTGGCGCGGTACCGGGCCAATGCCTCTCGGGAAGCCCTGCGGACAGGCTCCGGGGTGCGCTTCCCTGAGTTCATCCAGTACCTGCTGGACGTGCACCGGCCTGTGGGTATGGACATTCACTGGGACCACGTCAGCCGgctctgcagcccctgcctcatTGACTACGACTTTGTGGGCAAGTTCGAGAGCATGGAGGAAGATGCCAACTTCTTCCTGAGCCTGATCCACGCGCCGCGGAACCTGACCTTCCCCCGGTTCAAGGACCGGCACTCACAGGAGGCGAGGACCACGGCCAGAATCGCCCACCAGTACTTCGCCCAGCTCTCGGCCCTGCAACGGCAGCGCACCTATGACTTCTACTACATGGATTACCTGATGTTCAACTACTCCAAGCCCTTTGCAGATCTGTACTAA
- the LOC144580787 gene encoding uncharacterized protein LOC144580787 isoform X3: protein MIRASAHRRKTCRVHHKSPSSHCPGPMGGVIWGATFPSGLVASSTDSGIWWDEHCCPGESRLSASALLLPHLSSEG, encoded by the exons ATGATAAGAGCATCG GCTCACAGGAGGAAGACCTGCAGGGTGCACCACAAAAGCCCCAGTTCCCACTGCCCAGGACCCATGGGGGGTGTTATCTGGGGAGCAACCTTTCCGTCAGGCCTTGTAGCCAGCAGCACTGATAG TGGCATCTGGTGGGATGAGCACTGTTGTCCTGGAGAGTCCAGGCTGTcagcctctgccctgctgctcCCACACCTCAG ttctgaaggctag
- the LOC144580787 gene encoding uncharacterized protein LOC144580787 isoform X2 produces the protein MTCVEWLEHMRYDKSIGENKQGAHRRKTCRVHHKSPSSHCPGPMGGVIWGATFPSGLVASSTDSGIWWDEHCCPGESRLSASALLLPHLSSEG, from the exons ATGACATGCGTGGAGTGGCTGGAACACATGCGCTATGATAAGAGCATCGGTGAGAATAAACAAGGC GCTCACAGGAGGAAGACCTGCAGGGTGCACCACAAAAGCCCCAGTTCCCACTGCCCAGGACCCATGGGGGGTGTTATCTGGGGAGCAACCTTTCCGTCAGGCCTTGTAGCCAGCAGCACTGATAG TGGCATCTGGTGGGATGAGCACTGTTGTCCTGGAGAGTCCAGGCTGTcagcctctgccctgctgctcCCACACCTCAG ttctgaaggctag